The following are encoded together in the Actinoplanes sp. N902-109 genome:
- a CDS encoding GNAT family N-acetyltransferase: MDARIQQSVVANLSGRPAPITVGPFVIGVDPGTDSPGINYATPIPGSPITATDVTALIAAFRSAKRKPRLEYVTSTAPDLEALLLGAGFTVEERHEYLICTPATLTVPPTPDGFELLAPSTDEQRIAMVSAQHAAFGGDTAATTADATRMARLQSRGGIALMAVATADAATTSSGFTGSDGSGSLGAGSDGAGSLGDARMTVGGSNMDVFAVAGGGQAVPPSDGVSEVAGIAVREAYRRRGLAGAITADITSRLFAAGAELAWLEASGVESWRVYERIGYRPAGKRLYIAME, from the coding sequence GTGGATGCACGCATCCAGCAGTCCGTTGTCGCCAACCTTTCCGGGCGCCCCGCCCCGATCACTGTCGGGCCGTTCGTCATCGGTGTCGACCCAGGCACCGACAGCCCCGGCATCAACTACGCCACGCCCATCCCGGGCTCGCCCATCACCGCCACCGATGTGACGGCACTGATCGCGGCGTTCCGGAGCGCAAAGCGCAAGCCCCGTCTCGAGTACGTAACCAGCACCGCACCCGACTTGGAAGCACTGCTCCTGGGCGCAGGCTTCACCGTGGAGGAGCGCCACGAATACCTGATCTGCACACCGGCCACGTTGACGGTCCCGCCGACGCCAGACGGCTTCGAGCTGCTGGCGCCGTCCACGGATGAGCAGCGCATCGCCATGGTCAGCGCCCAGCACGCGGCGTTCGGTGGCGACACCGCAGCCACAACCGCCGACGCCACCCGTATGGCCCGGCTGCAATCCCGAGGCGGCATCGCTCTGATGGCAGTGGCGACCGCCGATGCGGCAACAACTTCATCCGGCTTCACGGGCTCAGATGGCTCGGGCTCACTCGGCGCGGGCTCAGATGGCGCGGGCTCACTTGGCGATGCCCGCATGACGGTTGGCGGCAGCAACATGGACGTCTTTGCCGTGGCGGGTGGCGGTCAGGCGGTCCCGCCGAGCGATGGCGTCAGCGAGGTCGCGGGCATTGCGGTGCGGGAGGCGTACCGCAGGCGGGGGCTGGCCGGGGCGATCACCGCGGACATCACGTCCCGCTTGTTCGCGGCCGGCGCGGAGCTGGCTTGGCTGGAAGCTTCCGGAGTGGAATCCTGGCGCGTCTATGAGCGCATCGGCTACCGCCCAGCCGGGAAACGCCTCTACATCGCCATGGAGTGA
- a CDS encoding CDP-alcohol phosphatidyltransferase family protein, which yields MVRRSSLREIREQTYKARDAWWTVLLVDPVAVRLVWLVSPYRRITPNVLTGVATVLGLGAAAAFAMADRWWVVAGALLFHLSFIVDCMDGKIARLNGTGSMFGTWLDFMFDRVRVFICALALFGGQYARTGSETYMWVMIAVVFLDLFRYLNGQQMAKVRLVMREQIAEARGAALPPSGEAAVPAPTGGPRARVRHLLLTRRIRTHLFSGIEYEMTVFIIGPLTGLIIPFAVLAGALMLVFELRLIFRLWQATRAFPVALAKARAAAAVRPVPEQSHDVATTPTRG from the coding sequence ATGGTGCGACGCTCATCCCTGCGGGAGATCCGCGAGCAGACCTACAAGGCCCGGGACGCCTGGTGGACGGTGCTGCTCGTGGACCCGGTGGCGGTCCGGCTCGTGTGGCTGGTGTCGCCGTACCGGCGGATCACCCCGAACGTGCTCACCGGCGTGGCCACCGTCCTCGGCCTGGGGGCGGCGGCCGCTTTCGCGATGGCCGACCGCTGGTGGGTGGTGGCCGGTGCGCTGCTGTTCCACCTCAGCTTCATCGTCGACTGCATGGACGGCAAGATCGCCCGGCTCAACGGCACCGGGTCGATGTTCGGCACCTGGCTCGACTTCATGTTCGACCGGGTGCGGGTGTTCATCTGCGCCCTCGCCCTCTTCGGCGGGCAGTACGCACGCACCGGCTCCGAGACGTACATGTGGGTCATGATCGCGGTGGTCTTCCTCGATCTGTTCCGTTACCTCAACGGTCAGCAGATGGCCAAGGTCCGCCTGGTGATGCGGGAGCAGATCGCCGAGGCCCGCGGCGCGGCGCTGCCGCCGTCCGGCGAGGCCGCCGTGCCCGCGCCCACCGGTGGCCCGCGCGCCCGGGTACGCCACCTGCTGCTGACCCGGCGCATCCGCACCCACCTGTTCAGCGGCATCGAGTACGAGATGACGGTGTTCATCATCGGCCCGCTGACCGGCCTGATCATCCCGTTCGCGGTGCTGGCCGGTGCGCTGATGCTGGTGTTCGAGCTGCGGCTGATCTTCCGGCTGTGGCAGGCCACCCGGGCGTTCCCGGTGGCGCTGGCCAAGGCGCGGGCGGCCGCGGCCGTACGGCCGGTCCCGGAGCAGTCCCACGACGTGGCCACCACCCCTACCCGGGGGTAG
- a CDS encoding AMP-binding protein produces MGTAAFRAARDFLLEHSADYSGAYSEFAWPQLDEFNWALDWFDVIAEGNDAPALWIVEEDGSELKLSYAELAQRSNQVANWLREQGVRRGDRVVLMLGNQVELWETILAVLKLGAVLIPATPLLGPADARARVSRGGAQHVVALTGAADRFEGIDPAITRIAVGAEVNGWQTYADAYGASAQFAPDGTTHASDTLLLYFTSGTTARPKLVEHTHASYPAGHLSTMYWIGLRPGDIHLNISSPGWAKHAWSNVFAPWNAQACVFIHNYTRFDPARLLAEMQRCGVTSFCAPPTVWRMLIQSDLSVLRTPPRLVVGAGEPLNPEVIEQVRKAWGVTIRDGFGQTETTVQIANTPGQPVRPGSMGRPVPGYDVALIDPLTGEPAEEGEICLRLDPRPLGLMVGYHGDDELTATVLAGGYYHTGDVGSRDEDGYITYVGRTDDVFKASDYRISPFELESVLIEHEAVVEAAVVPSPDPLRLNVPKAYVLLAQGWEPTEETAKAIFAHSRAHLSPYQRIRRLEFADLPKTISGKIRRVELREAERDKHTSTDGPPPGEFRD; encoded by the coding sequence ATGGGAACTGCTGCCTTCCGCGCCGCCCGCGACTTCCTGCTGGAGCACAGCGCGGACTACTCCGGTGCGTACAGCGAGTTCGCCTGGCCCCAGCTCGACGAGTTCAACTGGGCGCTCGACTGGTTCGACGTGATCGCCGAGGGCAACGACGCACCCGCGCTCTGGATCGTCGAGGAGGACGGCTCCGAGCTCAAGCTCTCGTACGCCGAGCTGGCGCAGCGCTCCAACCAGGTCGCCAACTGGCTGCGCGAGCAGGGCGTACGACGCGGGGACCGGGTCGTGCTCATGCTCGGCAACCAGGTCGAGCTCTGGGAGACGATCCTCGCGGTGCTGAAGCTGGGCGCGGTGCTGATCCCGGCCACCCCGCTGCTCGGCCCGGCCGACGCCCGGGCCCGGGTCAGCCGCGGCGGCGCCCAGCACGTCGTCGCGCTCACCGGCGCCGCCGACCGCTTCGAGGGCATCGACCCCGCGATCACCCGGATCGCCGTCGGGGCCGAGGTCAACGGCTGGCAGACCTATGCCGATGCGTACGGTGCAAGCGCGCAGTTCGCACCGGACGGCACCACTCACGCGAGCGACACCCTGCTGCTGTACTTCACGTCCGGCACCACCGCGCGGCCCAAACTCGTCGAGCACACCCACGCCTCGTACCCGGCCGGCCACCTGTCGACCATGTACTGGATCGGCCTGCGGCCCGGCGACATCCACCTGAACATCTCCTCCCCCGGCTGGGCCAAGCACGCCTGGAGCAACGTGTTCGCCCCGTGGAACGCTCAGGCCTGCGTGTTCATCCACAACTACACGCGCTTCGACCCCGCCCGGCTGCTCGCCGAGATGCAGCGCTGCGGGGTGACCAGCTTCTGCGCCCCGCCGACCGTCTGGCGGATGCTGATCCAGTCCGACCTGAGCGTGCTGCGCACCCCGCCGCGGCTGGTCGTGGGCGCCGGCGAGCCGCTCAACCCCGAGGTCATCGAGCAGGTGCGCAAGGCCTGGGGGGTGACCATCCGGGACGGCTTCGGGCAGACCGAGACCACGGTGCAGATCGCCAACACCCCCGGCCAGCCGGTGCGCCCCGGTTCCATGGGCCGCCCGGTGCCCGGCTACGACGTGGCGCTGATCGACCCGCTGACCGGTGAGCCGGCCGAGGAGGGCGAGATCTGTCTGCGCCTCGACCCGCGCCCGCTGGGCCTGATGGTCGGCTATCACGGCGACGACGAGCTGACCGCCACCGTGCTGGCGGGCGGCTACTACCACACCGGTGACGTGGGCTCGCGGGACGAGGACGGCTACATCACGTACGTGGGCCGCACCGACGACGTGTTCAAGGCCTCCGACTACCGCATCTCCCCGTTCGAGCTGGAGAGCGTGCTGATCGAGCACGAGGCCGTGGTCGAGGCGGCGGTGGTCCCCTCCCCCGACCCGCTGCGGCTCAACGTGCCCAAGGCCTACGTGCTGCTGGCGCAGGGCTGGGAGCCCACCGAGGAGACGGCGAAGGCGATCTTCGCGCACTCCCGGGCGCACCTCTCGCCGTACCAGCGGATCCGGCGGCTGGAATTCGCCGACCTGCCGAAGACGATCTCCGGCAAGATCCGCCGCGTCGAACTCCGCGAGGCCGAACGCGACAAGCACACGAGCACGGACGGCCCGCCGCCGGGCGAGTTCCGCGACTGA
- a CDS encoding SDR family NAD(P)-dependent oxidoreductase, whose amino-acid sequence MDLELTGKVAVVTGGSAGIGLAVARGLAAEGAHLVLCGRDEERLAAATINFPVRVRRVAADVATPAGVATLAQAVTDEFGGADILVNNAGSGSNETILDAPDERWQQYWDLHVMAAVRLARALAPGMKTRGGGVILHNASICATQPLGYEPVYNVTKAALVMFSKCLANELIGDGIRVNAVNPGLVQTGDWEKTARQLTAGTDVTWEQHLRTIAEENAPIGRFAAPEEVADLFVFLCSPRAGYIVGSTTYVDGGWLRTTT is encoded by the coding sequence ATGGATCTCGAACTCACCGGCAAGGTGGCCGTGGTCACCGGAGGCAGCGCCGGCATCGGTCTCGCGGTGGCCCGCGGCCTGGCGGCCGAGGGCGCGCATCTGGTGCTGTGCGGCCGCGACGAGGAGCGTCTCGCCGCCGCCACCATCAATTTCCCGGTACGGGTGCGGCGCGTCGCCGCCGACGTGGCGACCCCGGCCGGCGTGGCCACCCTGGCCCAAGCGGTGACCGACGAGTTCGGCGGCGCGGACATCCTGGTCAACAATGCCGGTTCGGGCAGCAACGAGACGATCCTCGACGCGCCGGACGAGCGCTGGCAGCAGTATTGGGACCTGCACGTGATGGCGGCGGTGCGGCTCGCCCGTGCCCTGGCCCCCGGGATGAAGACGCGCGGCGGCGGGGTGATCCTGCACAACGCCTCGATCTGCGCGACCCAGCCGCTCGGCTACGAACCCGTCTACAACGTCACCAAGGCGGCCCTGGTCATGTTCTCCAAGTGCCTGGCCAACGAGCTGATCGGCGACGGCATCCGGGTCAACGCGGTCAACCCGGGCCTGGTGCAGACCGGCGACTGGGAGAAGACCGCCCGCCAGCTCACCGCGGGCACGGACGTCACCTGGGAGCAGCACCTGCGGACCATCGCCGAGGAGAACGCCCCGATCGGCCGCTTCGCCGCCCCCGAGGAAGTGGCCGACCTGTTCGTCTTCCTGTGCTCCCCGCGTGCCGGCTACATCGTCGGCTCGACGACCTATGTGGACGGCGGCTGGCTGCGCACCACGACCTGA
- a CDS encoding response regulator transcription factor has translation MTVTVLVADDQKVVRDGLAMMLGLLDDITVVGTAIDGADALRQTAAVDPDVILMDLNMPAVDGITATQQLTDSGARTRVVVLTTYADDQSVFRALQAGARGYLTKDAGAEEIRQAVLTVAAGEAQLDPSVQRRLLEALAAGAPFGVAPAAPPIGDGLTAREEDVLREIARSLSNAEIAAELHVSEATVKTHINHLLAKTACRDRAALVAYAFRTGRVS, from the coding sequence GTGACCGTCACCGTTCTCGTCGCCGACGATCAGAAGGTGGTGCGCGACGGCCTGGCCATGATGCTCGGGCTGCTCGACGACATCACCGTCGTGGGCACCGCCATCGACGGCGCTGACGCGCTGCGCCAGACGGCGGCGGTGGACCCGGACGTCATCCTGATGGACCTCAACATGCCGGCCGTCGACGGCATCACCGCCACGCAGCAGCTCACCGATTCCGGTGCCCGCACCCGGGTCGTGGTGCTGACGACGTACGCGGACGACCAGTCGGTGTTCCGGGCGCTGCAAGCCGGCGCGCGCGGGTATCTGACCAAGGACGCCGGCGCCGAGGAGATCCGCCAGGCGGTCCTGACCGTCGCGGCCGGCGAGGCGCAGCTGGACCCGAGCGTGCAACGCCGCCTGCTGGAGGCCCTGGCCGCCGGTGCGCCGTTCGGTGTCGCCCCCGCGGCCCCGCCGATCGGCGACGGTCTCACCGCCCGCGAGGAGGATGTGCTGCGCGAGATCGCCCGGAGCCTGAGCAACGCCGAGATCGCGGCCGAGCTGCACGTCTCCGAGGCCACGGTGAAGACCCACATCAACCATCTCCTGGCCAAGACCGCCTGCCGCGACCGCGCGGCCCTGGTGGCGTACGCATTCCGCACCGGCCGCGTCAGCTGA
- a CDS encoding sensor histidine kinase, producing the protein MNPRPGFQPLVWASAAVIAVNAVLAGLPDTEPARVVVPVATVLGLVLWLLGATPWLRASGVAAQAVCLTTAGLCGAVLGLVRPAGPGYVLGFMAVAGLGLRLPRLVAILCGGLVLTCTALAERQGIATFLNLAIGGFFLFLASAFAQANRVARDALEDRLAQETAAREAREQAARLAERGRIARELHDVLAHTLAGLAVHIEGARLLAVKTDADPRLIEQLGNAHGLARDGLAGARQVVETLRGDELPGPALLPGLVARAGAGLTVSGTPRAVPPERGLALYRTVQEALTNTAKHAGPQVRAAVELAWQPAAVQVTITDPGGGTPVPLPSGGHGLTGLAERAALAGGNLEAGPHGTGWRVRLTLPSEDPT; encoded by the coding sequence GTGAACCCCCGCCCCGGCTTCCAGCCCCTGGTCTGGGCCAGCGCGGCGGTCATCGCGGTGAACGCGGTGCTCGCTGGGCTGCCCGACACGGAACCGGCCCGCGTCGTGGTCCCGGTCGCGACGGTGCTGGGGCTGGTCCTGTGGCTGCTCGGTGCCACGCCCTGGCTGCGGGCCAGCGGCGTCGCGGCACAGGCCGTCTGCCTGACCACCGCTGGACTGTGCGGGGCGGTGCTCGGCCTGGTCCGCCCGGCCGGCCCCGGATATGTGCTGGGCTTCATGGCCGTCGCCGGGTTGGGGCTGCGGCTGCCGCGGCTGGTCGCGATCCTCTGCGGCGGGCTCGTGCTGACCTGCACGGCCTTGGCCGAGCGGCAGGGCATCGCCACGTTCCTCAACCTGGCGATCGGCGGCTTCTTCCTGTTCCTGGCGTCGGCGTTCGCCCAGGCCAACCGGGTGGCCCGGGACGCGCTGGAGGACCGCCTCGCCCAGGAGACCGCGGCCCGCGAGGCCCGCGAGCAGGCCGCCCGGCTGGCCGAGCGCGGCCGCATCGCCCGCGAGCTGCACGACGTGCTCGCCCACACACTGGCCGGCCTGGCCGTGCACATCGAGGGTGCCCGCCTGCTGGCGGTCAAGACCGACGCCGACCCGCGGCTGATCGAGCAGCTCGGCAACGCGCACGGGCTGGCCCGCGACGGGCTCGCCGGGGCCCGTCAGGTGGTCGAGACGCTGCGCGGCGACGAGCTGCCCGGCCCGGCGCTGCTGCCCGGTCTGGTCGCCAGGGCCGGGGCCGGCCTGACGGTCAGCGGCACACCCCGGGCCGTCCCGCCGGAGCGGGGGCTTGCGCTCTACCGGACAGTCCAGGAGGCGCTGACCAACACGGCCAAGCACGCCGGTCCGCAGGTGCGTGCCGCGGTGGAGCTGGCCTGGCAGCCGGCCGCCGTGCAGGTGACGATCACCGACCCGGGCGGTGGCACCCCGGTGCCGCTGCCGTCCGGCGGCCACGGTCTGACCGGGCTGGCCGAGCGGGCCGCGCTGGCCGGTGGCAACCTCGAAGCAGGCCCGCACGGCACCGGCTGGCGGGTGCGCCTGACCCTGCCCTCGGAGGATCCCACGTGA
- a CDS encoding glycoside hydrolase family 16 protein has product MRKSLALAGAATLLGGLAVFAAAPSASAATCGQLFDDFSYSSSSDNNLPAHGWTPRSYAGGPGVAGATWSPANITFPTADGQKVMQLTSSTDGTGSGTQHAELYSTQKRYFEGTYASRIRFTDTPTTGADGDHINETFFTISPLNGDLDPTYSELDISEYLPNGGWGETGPINYQTTWYTYRNDPWYADNVHSEQRSSLNGWHDLVATVANGHVLYYIDGVQVGDHSGKFYPRQTMTINWNLWFIDTAAHTGGRSTYIEQVDYVLYAKNQVLTPTQVTSAAAAYRSTGTTFTDTVDATGSGCTNPPTNPPTTPPTTPPTTPPTTPPTSGNCSTAAEWAFGTAYPGGSTVKHEKSKYGDPSGPASGEGKHLWRARYWTQGSEPGWTQQWEDLGRC; this is encoded by the coding sequence ATGCGCAAATCCCTCGCCCTGGCAGGGGCGGCAACCCTGCTCGGCGGCTTGGCGGTGTTCGCTGCCGCACCGAGCGCCTCCGCCGCCACCTGTGGTCAACTGTTCGACGACTTCAGTTACAGCTCGTCCAGCGACAACAATCTGCCGGCCCACGGCTGGACGCCACGCAGCTACGCGGGCGGTCCCGGCGTCGCGGGCGCCACCTGGTCCCCGGCCAACATCACGTTCCCGACCGCCGACGGCCAGAAGGTCATGCAGCTGACCTCGTCCACGGACGGGACCGGCAGCGGGACGCAGCACGCGGAGCTCTACAGCACCCAGAAACGCTATTTCGAGGGCACGTACGCGAGCCGCATCCGCTTCACCGACACCCCGACGACCGGCGCCGACGGCGACCACATCAACGAGACGTTCTTCACGATCAGCCCGCTCAACGGCGACCTCGACCCGACGTACAGCGAACTCGACATCAGCGAGTACCTGCCGAACGGCGGCTGGGGCGAAACCGGGCCGATCAACTACCAGACCACGTGGTACACCTACCGCAACGACCCCTGGTACGCCGACAACGTGCACTCCGAGCAGCGCAGCTCGCTGAACGGCTGGCACGACCTCGTCGCCACCGTGGCCAACGGGCACGTCCTCTACTACATCGACGGCGTGCAGGTCGGCGACCACTCGGGCAAGTTCTACCCGCGGCAGACCATGACCATCAACTGGAACCTGTGGTTCATCGACACCGCCGCGCACACCGGCGGCCGGTCGACGTACATCGAGCAGGTCGACTACGTGCTGTACGCCAAGAACCAGGTGCTCACACCGACGCAGGTGACGTCCGCCGCGGCGGCGTACCGGTCGACGGGCACGACGTTCACGGACACCGTCGACGCCACCGGTTCGGGCTGCACCAACCCGCCCACCAACCCGCCGACGACGCCCCCGACCACGCCTCCGACGACCCCGCCCACCACGCCGCCCACCTCGGGGAACTGCTCGACGGCAGCGGAGTGGGCGTTCGGCACCGCATACCCCGGCGGTTCGACGGTCAAGCACGAGAAGAGCAAGTACGGCGACCCCAGCGGACCGGCCTCGGGTGAGGGCAAGCACCTGTGGCGGGCGCGCTACTGGACCCAGGGCTCCGAGCCCGGCTGGACGCAGCAGTGGGAGGACCTCGGCCGCTGCTGA
- a CDS encoding carbohydrate ABC transporter permease has translation MTLSLSLSRVSKKPAPRRNFRTLPVHLAMLAWSVVTALPLLWAVVSSFKTDNEILNQPWSLPASPQAGNWARAWNQASIGRYFLNSVLVVGGALLLTMLLGSLVAYALARYEFRGNRLVYYVFVAAMFFPVFLALVPLFFVVRQLGLLGTYQGLILVYAAYAVPFTVFFLHSFFRSLPGEVAEAAFIDGCSHAGVFFRVMLPMARPGLVAVGIFNFLGLWNQYLLPLVLNPDPDRYVLAQGLAALSVSQGYRSDWSGLFAGLTIAMLPVLIAYVAFQRHIRAGMTAGAVK, from the coding sequence ATGACACTGTCCCTGTCGCTCTCCCGCGTTTCGAAGAAGCCGGCGCCGCGGCGCAATTTCCGCACCCTGCCGGTCCACCTGGCGATGCTCGCGTGGAGCGTCGTCACCGCATTGCCGTTGCTGTGGGCGGTCGTCAGTTCGTTCAAGACCGACAACGAGATCCTCAACCAGCCGTGGTCCCTGCCGGCCTCGCCGCAGGCCGGCAACTGGGCCCGCGCCTGGAACCAGGCGAGCATCGGGCGCTATTTCCTCAACAGCGTGCTCGTCGTCGGGGGAGCGCTGCTGCTGACGATGCTGCTCGGTTCGCTCGTCGCCTATGCGCTGGCCCGCTACGAGTTCCGGGGTAATCGCCTGGTCTACTACGTGTTCGTCGCGGCGATGTTCTTCCCCGTGTTCCTGGCCCTGGTGCCGCTGTTCTTCGTGGTGCGGCAACTGGGGCTGCTGGGCACGTACCAAGGCCTGATCCTGGTCTATGCCGCCTACGCCGTCCCGTTCACGGTGTTCTTCCTGCACTCGTTCTTCCGCTCGCTGCCCGGCGAAGTGGCCGAGGCCGCCTTCATCGACGGCTGCTCGCACGCCGGGGTTTTCTTCCGCGTGATGCTGCCGATGGCCCGCCCCGGGCTCGTCGCCGTGGGCATCTTCAATTTCCTCGGGCTCTGGAACCAGTACCTGCTCCCGCTGGTTCTCAATCCCGACCCGGACCGGTACGTCCTGGCGCAGGGTCTGGCCGCCCTGTCGGTCAGCCAGGGCTACCGCAGCGACTGGAGCGGTCTGTTCGCCGGCTTGACCATTGCCATGCTGCCGGTGCTGATCGCCTACGTCGCGTTTCAACGGCACATCCGCGCCGGTATGACCGCCGGCGCGGTCAAGTAA
- a CDS encoding carbohydrate ABC transporter permease, whose product MRHGRWRFLAGAIVPALVLHVVFVLSPYAQAFYLSLTDWTGVAGQAHFVGTDNYARLGGDSLFLDAVRNNALMLLLVPLVTIALGLFLASILHLGGRGGRRGIAGSGAYQIIYFFPQLLSLVVVGVLWSFVYNPNTGLLNGALRGIGLGGLAKSWLASPSFALPAVMVVLIWSSVGFYVVLFSAAIDGIPQELFEAAHLDGASGWATFRNVTFPLVRDSVQVAFVYLGIAALDGFAVVQVMTVGPGGPDGATEVIGLSLYRNAFQYGKFGYASAMGVALFFATLTLAVMALRGSRKAVVA is encoded by the coding sequence ATGCGGCACGGTCGGTGGCGGTTCCTGGCCGGCGCGATCGTTCCCGCGCTGGTGCTGCACGTCGTGTTCGTGCTTTCGCCGTATGCGCAGGCCTTCTACCTGTCGCTGACCGACTGGACCGGCGTCGCGGGGCAGGCGCACTTCGTCGGGACGGACAACTATGCCCGGCTCGGCGGGGACTCGCTGTTTCTCGACGCCGTCCGCAACAACGCGCTGATGCTGCTGCTCGTCCCGCTCGTCACCATTGCCCTCGGGCTGTTCCTGGCCAGCATCCTGCATCTCGGCGGGCGCGGTGGCCGGCGGGGGATCGCGGGCTCCGGGGCGTACCAGATCATCTATTTCTTCCCGCAGTTGCTGTCCCTCGTCGTCGTGGGCGTGCTGTGGAGTTTCGTCTACAACCCGAACACCGGTCTGCTCAACGGCGCGCTGCGCGGTATCGGGCTCGGCGGCTTGGCGAAATCCTGGCTGGCGTCCCCGTCGTTCGCGTTGCCCGCGGTGATGGTCGTGCTGATCTGGTCGTCGGTGGGCTTCTACGTGGTGCTGTTCAGCGCGGCGATCGACGGCATCCCGCAGGAGCTTTTCGAGGCGGCCCACCTCGATGGCGCATCCGGCTGGGCGACGTTCCGCAATGTCACCTTCCCGCTCGTGCGGGACAGCGTTCAAGTGGCGTTCGTCTATCTCGGGATTGCGGCGCTCGACGGGTTCGCGGTCGTGCAGGTGATGACGGTCGGACCGGGCGGCCCGGACGGTGCGACCGAGGTGATCGGTCTTTCGCTGTACCGTAATGCGTTCCAGTACGGGAAGTTCGGTTACGCCTCGGCGATGGGCGTCGCGCTGTTCTTCGCCACTCTCACGCTCGCTGTCATGGCGCTGCGCGGCAGTCGTAAGGCGGTCGTGGCATGA